A section of the Aliiroseovarius sediminilitoris genome encodes:
- a CDS encoding DDE-type integrase/transposase/recombinase has translation MRSMIPRGVDWGSRKVLSWRLSNTMHADFCVDALNEAIAKHGPPEIMNTDQGSQFTGSAWITTLTKA, from the coding sequence ATGCGCAGCATGATCCCGAGAGGGGTGGATTGGGGGTCGCGCAAGGTGCTGAGCTGGCGGCTGTCGAATACGATGCACGCGGACTTCTGCGTGGACGCTCTGAACGAGGCCATCGCCAAACACGGCCCGCCCGAGATCATGAATACGGATCAGGGCAGCCAGTTCACCGGGTCGGCCTGGATCACCACGCTGACCAAAGCTG
- a CDS encoding IS3 family transposase: MSPAKKRAMVKRDHPELSISQQCKLVRLSRSAFYYTPVGVNVDTLAMMKEIDRVFTKYPFFGSRQIAAYLRREGTVVGRHRVRRLAGPRAIYKRPRTSQSHPQHPVFPYLLRKMQIDRPNQVWCADITFVPVRNGFLYLVAILCPAGLCAA, translated from the coding sequence ATGAGCCCGGCAAAGAAACGCGCCATGGTCAAACGGGATCACCCCGAGCTGAGCATCAGCCAGCAGTGCAAGCTCGTGCGGCTGTCGCGATCGGCGTTCTATTACACGCCGGTCGGCGTCAACGTGGACACGCTGGCGATGATGAAGGAGATTGATCGGGTCTTCACCAAATATCCGTTCTTCGGCAGCCGTCAGATCGCCGCTTATTTACGACGAGAAGGCACGGTTGTCGGGCGACATCGCGTCAGGCGACTGGCTGGTCCGAGGGCGATCTACAAGCGCCCTCGGACCAGCCAGTCACATCCGCAGCATCCAGTCTTCCCGTATCTGCTGAGGAAGATGCAGATCGACCGACCCAACCAGGTCTGGTGCGCCGACATCACCTTCGTACCGGTGCGGAACGGGTTCCTGTATCTGGTCGCCATCCTTTGCCCGGCAGGGTTATGCGCAGCATGA